The DNA sequence GCTGCGCGCTTTTGCTGATGGCGATGCGCGCGAGACTAGTTGTGATTGTCTCGCTTCGCGCAGCGCAGGATTTCGCTCGCTGTGCACACGGACacgtgactagcggtataattcagtgctacacgaataccgaggcagaacaagcggatcgcagagcatgatcacgcgctgaacaccgtagaaaatggcatagtttcggtacctgcgcccGTGACTGCACGGCCGTGAGAACAAGCAgaggaagcggaagtacatctctcttgcttcggtgcgaagtaaaacaaaaaaacacgcagcCATTCCGTTCGTGTGTTTTATtacttctctaaacttcaattcgtcaattcaagcaatagATCACACATATAACAAATGTTGTCTTGAATATttctcgaagtcgcgtgtcactacgagcgacgtcgcactgcggacaccagtacgtaggcgcagggacacgagtacgtcaccgtccggcttggagcgcggtcaccgcgagggaaagggaaaacagcgttcggattgaaagttcagacctttccgcggcgtgtagcgatgtaattctttgcaaacacgatcgttagcgcacattttatgctctgcgcttgtcagctcaaaatggcgagacctggtgaggggccctttaagagagaGCCAGAAGAGCCTGTATGTTGCCTGCTACTCCCAAAGTAGGGATAAATGATTAGAGATTGAAAGGGAAAAACGAGGTGAATATGAAGTAATACTGTGGGTGCTAGGCTATCAGATGAGGAAGAACAAACATTATACTGTGCGAGTTTCTTTGATGCCACGGAAGCCCCCTCCACCTAAGTGGTCTTAAGGACAAACATTCTGCGGTATAGCTTTCTAAGCCCTCTCTGAATATTAGCACTGAAGGGCAGCTGTTACAGCACATACCAGTATGTTCGTAATCGGAAGAGCAAGTCAACATGATGCTCAGACAGTTGACTAGCACCTTGAGAATGCTGCTCGTTTTGTTAAACTACCCGCGGCTAAAACAGCTGTTCAAATGCTTGAAGCTCTCGAAACGGTGCTTACTGCAATGTAAAAACGAGCAAGTTATTTCTTTCTTACATATACATATAGATATTATGACCGCGCTCGGCGTCGTTCTTTTGCTCCGGTATTTACCATTCCGTTTCTGTCACGTCGCCTCTTTTAAATCCTGTCAGCACCGCAAAAAGCCAGCAGCCCTACCAGCTGGCCGTCTTCAGCCCATTGAAATACCATCTGCACCATTATTTCGGTTTGGTCTTGATCTCCTTGGCCATTTTCCTCTATCGCTTAGTGGGAACAAGTGGATAGCAGTTGCTACGGACTACACCAACCGGTACTCGATCACGCGTGCTCTCCCTAACAATTGTGCAACCGACTTTACTGACTTCCTTCTCAACGCAGTGATACTTCACCACGGTGCTCCCCGACAACTCCTTACCGACAGGGGCCGATACTTTTTCTCACAGGTTGTCCAAAACACCTTGCACATCTGAGCTACCAAGCACAAGTTTACAACGGCGTATCATTCTCAGACCAACGGCCCCACAGAGCGGCTCGATAGAACTATCATAGAAACGCTACTGACCACCGCGAATGGGATCCCGCTCTGTCGCTcgtcacattcgcctacaatacgtCCCGTCATGATTCTGCTGGTTTCTCTGCATTTTTTTCGCTTGTACGGACCTGAccctatactaccgtttgacacgATCTTCCCAACCGTTCTCGGTACAACGTCAGAATATGCCCGAGATGACATATCTAGAGCAACCGAAGCACGTGAGGTTGCACGCCTGCGTCTGACCACTTCCCAAGAAAAGCAAGGACGCATATACGACGCTCGTCAGCGTGATGCTCACTTTAACCGTGGTGGCATCGTGCTTCTTTGGAAACCAGCACGCCCAGCTGGTCTTTGTGAGAAGCTGATTTCGCCCTACGCAGGCCtataccgtgtcttgcgtcaagtgacACACGTGACCTGCGAGTTACAACCTCTCGATACCTCCATACCGCAATCCTCCCCTGATATCGATCACGTCGCTCGACTGAAGCGATATCACTCAAACCTAAAAAGCGCCGGGACAGCGCCTCCGCTGCCGGGGGTCATGCTACGAGGCGCTGCAGTGGCGAACGATGATGAGAGGACTGACGAAAACGACGATCGCCGATAGCCGCGCGCACGGGCTCCATATTGTATGCCTGCCTTCTGCCCGCTGTGTATATCTTGTAAATACGTTGTCAAGCATCTTTTCTGCGCGTAGCAATATCATAGTAATGACGTCATAGAGTAAGGCCTATGACGTATTCACCTACAAATGCTCGAGTGGCCAGTCTACCGAGGCATTCGCCGGGTGAACGAAATAAAACGTTATTTTGAGATAATCGGGACATGAAATTCACTCATATTTCATATCGTTGTCGTTTGATGTAGAAAGAACACGTAAATATAAGGCTTTGAATTGCAAAATTATGGTATCATTGCCCCTTCAACAAAAGATAATCAAGCGTAGCTTAATACAGGAAATTAGAGGATACATCAATAATTGGGTGGTAAATTAAGCATAAAAATATTGCtgaaacaaaagtaatgttcttCCTTACTGATACAGACGGACACCTTCCACGTGTCCGTATAATTTCAGTAGAAACCTACTTTGTACTTGCAGATTTCGAGTAGATGTTTTTATGAATGCTTCTTTTGAAGAGTGATCAGGTAACTTGTGTGCTCTATTTATTAAAGCGCCGcaagaaactaaagaaaaagataGTCGACATCTTAAGAGACGAGCTGGCTACAAGGTCGTGTATCCTGCAACATTCGTTAGGTGTCATATGCAAATGGTGTTCAGCCCTTTCGGTCGAAACGTACAGCCGCCGACAAGTTTGTGTAATGTAGCCAGCACACGAACATAGCCGCTTAAGCAGGCAGCCAGGGGCCGAGGCATGCACAGAGTCTCCATACGACAGATGCTAtactttttttgttattattttagACCTTGCGCTGAGACGACGGAATTTATTTTCCATACCTCGTTCCGCAAACGTGAGTGGGCGACCTATATTCCTGAGTAAGGAAACATATCTGcgctaaaataaaaagaaagtctaGTCAAGGCCATTCACGGCCAACCAATATTTCGCTGCAAACTTCACTCGCGCCCTTGAAACATTGGCCGCTCTCCAATATAAAAAGGAGAAATGCCGAATTAAGACAGATTGCATCAAACCAGCACTTAAAAGATACACAAATTGAGGAGTAATTTTTCCTAACACACCACTTGGGACATTTATTGCCGGGCGACCGGACGTGGCCGCAATGCTCTCGTGCTGCACTGGAATTTAGGACGCATATGAGCGCCGCGCCGGCAGGAGAACACCCGCGAGAACTGGAGGCTGTGCTTCAGCGGCAGATTGCACATTGGCTCCGCATTTTCTTCTCCGCACAGAGGCAAGCAAGTCAAGACAAAAAAGAGCTCTGGCTCTGACAGGGAGCCGAGCTCCGCTAGTGCTCTCGAACCACCGGCCAGTGAGTCCTTGAACACTGGCCATAGTACACGCTGCGACAGCAGTGACACCAACACGTCCTCCTTAATGGCCCTCAAGTGTTGGGAGTCGGGCTCCCTAGCCGTGATGCATTTCCACAGCTTATCCGTGCTTTTCAGGAGTCTCTGGCAAGGCTTCTTGGAGGAGAGTATGTCGTGGAACACCATTCTTGTTACCTGCGATCCAAGTCCGGCCAGCTTGACAGCGTGGGGCGCTCCCAGCGTGTACCAGAGGACGTCGAGGTATGCTAGGTCAACCGGAGACTCGGCGACTCGGGCTTCGCGGCCGAACATCAGTTCTCCGACTGGAATCTCCTCGGCGTACATTGCGGATGCTACTTCGGCTGCCCCGATCCAGTTTGCCAGAGGGTTGTCGCTCATGTCTGGATACGAGGAGTACGCTTCCTTCACGTAGTGAGGCTCGTACTTCCGAAACACGTCCAACAGCCTCTCCTTGTCGTTGGCGTAGGCTGGGCAATCGCCGAAGAAGGACCAGCCGGTGTTCAGGGTGTTGTCGACGGCACGCACGAGACGCGCGACGAGGCGCGTCACGTCATCTCTCACCGACTCTGTGCTAATGTTTTTGAACAGGCTGTGCTGAAATGCGTAGTGCATGAAGTAGTCCGTCTGGTAGAAGCAGTGCTCACGGTGCTGGCTTGACACGCGACGGGAACCATAGTAGCTCGCGATTATTTTATGGCTGGTGAAAGAAAACAGAGCTTCAGCGCACAGATAGCCGTAGAGATCCATGGTCTGAACAGGGCCTGTTTTCCTGTAATGGGCAAAGAATGCCATGAAGTAACTTTTGCTGTCAAAAACGACAGGCAACGAGCTATTTTTCTCTATATTAAAGTATTTGTAGAACGCCGCTTGCCAACGCTTCTTGGACACGGTTCTAGTCCAGCGATGGACTTCTGACGTAGTTGTGGCTTTCTGGGTCATGCCGCTGAGGGACGCATTAAGCGAAGCAAATAGCTCACTTTGCTGCTCAGCCAGAGACGCGAAGCGCCTTTCCAAGTCGGAAACTGGTTCGCTCGAAAAGGCCTCGTACAGAGTTCGGAAGAAGTTCTTCGCCGTGGACTTTTTCGTCTGTTCCTTGCGGCTTGTCATCATGTCCAACATGCGCATCGTGTTGAAAACAAAAACCTTGTTCTGAGAAGCGCTTCTGTCGAACGAGAGTT is a window from the Dermacentor variabilis isolate Ectoservices unplaced genomic scaffold, ASM5094787v1 scaffold_18, whole genome shotgun sequence genome containing:
- the LOC142568348 gene encoding uncharacterized protein LOC142568348 — translated: MEDSTSDETGARRGPLRTRKSRSLQNAPARRSSLRQPSSESRRLSLSNVSVHWEDQQQSSDLERADEKSTGDAPEQRELEASSTERTVGSLMRTPAKTSLIAAVLLVSAVVAGSLFSGTHSHHYGLLGRRWRTPSPRLCRSEPCRRLATLLSDAANRSARPCVNFHDYVCGGWLQSRSVSVARALRGSLIDKVAREARNEQVPDLHQTASEKAARYFTACDDVVSASEDHLDDVKALLRKGGITWPDMDARADLIDAIFYMSRVVRVPIVFELSFDRSASQNKVFVFNTMRMLDMMTSRKEQTKKSTAKNFFRTLYEAFSSEPVSDLERRFASLAEQQSELFASLNASLSGMTQKATTTSEVHRWTRTVSKKRWQAAFYKYFNIEKNSSLPVVFDSKSYFMAFFAHYRKTGPVQTMDLYGYLCAEALFSFTSHKIIASYYGSRRVSSQHREHCFYQTDYFMHYAFQHSLFKNISTESVRDDVTRLVARLVRAVDNTLNTGWSFFGDCPAYANDKERLLDVFRKYEPHYVKEAYSSYPDMSDNPLANWIGAAEVASAMYAEEIPVGELMFGREARVAESPVDLAYLDVLWYTLGAPHAVKLAGLGSQVTRMVFHDILSSKKPCQRLLKSTDKLWKCITAREPDSQHLRAIKEDVLVSLLSQRVLWPVFKDSLAGGSRALAELGSLSEPELFFVLTCLPLCGEENAEPMCNLPLKHSLQFSRVFSCRRGAHMRPKFQCSTRALRPRPVARQ